TTCGCTGACCACACGTTCGGGGGCGACAAACTCACCGGGAAATACGATATAGGGCTGCCATTGCGGGTCGGCCAGCAAGGTCAGCAAGTCGGGGTCAACCTCGGTGCGCGACCAGGCGAATGCGGTGGTGTCGTCGACCACGTCAGCGATCAGCCAGCCGGTATTGCTCGGTTTCATCGGCTCGACATCGTGCATCAACAGGCACATGGCGGACCTGGCCTCGACCTTGGGTCGCCAGGCACACAGGCAATACTCGGGGATCACTCGGCAACCGGGGCAACGCTCGGCACGCGAACCACGATTAAGAAACGGCCTGACGGCACGGGCCAGGCGTTGGGTGCGCAGGCGGGAGACGGCGTGGCTCATCGGGTGCGCCGCTGGGAAGGGTAAATCGACACGGTGAAAACTCGTGGAGGGTTTAAGGGCCGCAGTTTACCAGCGATACGCCTGGCTGTAGTGGCAAGGGGTCACCTATAATTGCGCGCCACTGAACGCACAGCGCAGTGGCTGGTCTATGCACCAGTAACCGAATCAGGAGAGTTTCATGCTGCGTTCCATGCTGCGTCTTGCCGCCCCATCCATCGCGCTTGCGCTGGTATTGCCCGTGGGCGCCCAGGCGGCCTCGCTGCTGGAGGCCCAAATGAACCGCAAGCTGCAAAGCGTCGCGGCTGAAAGCAACAAGGACCTGCCACGGGAAATTGACGAAAAAACCCTGGAAGTCGCCTACACCGTCGAAGGCATGCAGTTGATCGATCACCTCAGTGTGCAGCCAGATCGCGCCGAGCAGATGCGCGCCAATCCCAAGGCCGTGTATTTCCAACTGGGCCAAAGCGTGTGCTTGAACAAGGGCTACCGCGAGTTAATGGCCAAGGGAGCAGTGATGCGCTATGAAATCACCGAGAACAAGACCAACCGCCCTGTAGCGTCGGTCAAGTTTGTTGAAGCCGATTGCCCCGCGCCGGCTGCAGCCAAGAAGAAAAAGTAAAGACTGAACCTTCGCGCGCTACCGTCCGGTGGCGCGCACGCCCCGCATCAACTCCTCCCTGCAGGCTAGACTGCGTATCAGGCGACCAATAAGCGGTTGCCAGCCAAGGGTTTTCCGGCCCATGATCAAGTCATCCCAACTATTCATTCACAGCGCTTTTCATGCTGTTCTGTAACAATTTCAGGGCAAAGAAGGTTGCCCCCTGCGGCAAGCAGCGACACATGCAGTGTTGTAGCTCCGGCGAATGGCTCGTCGGCCACCCGGGCCCTGTAAGAAGGAGACGTTGAATGCCTTACGAACCGAATGACCGCCTGCTCCAGCTTTTTGAAGAAAACGGGGCCGACCTCACGCAGCAGGTCGAAACGCAACTCCAGCTGATCGCTCCCAACAGCCCGAACATCCCTCTTTATCGCGACATGATCCTCACCGTGCTACGCATGGCCAAGGACGACCGCAGCCGCTGGAATGCCAAAATCACGTTGCAGGCTGTCCGAGAACTGGATAACGCCTTTCGCGTACTGGAGCAATTCAAAGGACGCCGTAAAGTCACGGTGTTTGGCTCGGCGCGCACCCCCATCGAAAGCCCGCTGTATGCCTTGGCCCGAGAAGTCGGCGCATTGCTCGCGCAATCGGACCTGATGGTGATCACCGGCGGCGGCGGCGGGATCATGGCGGCCGCCCACGAAGGCGCCGGCCTGGAGCATAGCCTGGGGTTCAATATCACCCTGCCGTTCGAGCAACATGCCAACCCGACCATCGATGGCACCGAGAACCTGCTGTCGTTCCACTTCTTCTTCACCCGCAAGCTGTTCTTCGTCAAAGAGGCCGATGCATTGGTGTTGTGCCCAGGCGGCTTCGGCACACTGGATGAGGCGCTGGAAGTGCTGACCCTGATCCAGACCGGCAAGAGTCCTCTGGTGCCCGTGGTGTTGCTGGATGCACCCGGCGGCGGATTTTGGCAAGGCGCCCTGGACTTTATCCGCAGCCAACTGGAAGCCAACCGCTACATCCTGCCCACCGACCTCAAGCTGGTGCGGCTGGTGTACAGCGCAGAAGAGGCAGTGGAAGAGATCAACCGGTTCTATGCCAACTTCCATTCCACGCGCTGGTTGAAACGTGAGTTTGTAGTGCGTATGCATCATGCGCTTAGCGATCGGGCGTTGGCCCATCTGCAGAGCGAGTACGCCAGCCTGCGATTGAGCGGGGAGTTCCAGCAATTGGCCTATACCGGTGAGGAGCATGATGAGCCGAAGTTCAGCCATTTGACGCGGTTGGTATTCAACTTCAACGGGCGAGATCAAGGCCGGTTGCGGGAGTTGGTGGATTACATCAACTTGCCGGAGAACTGGGCGCAGGCTCAGGGAAGGCGCAGCAGCGGTTGGCGCCGGAGACGGCGTGATTTTTTGAGTTTGTAATAAAAGCCCCGCCTGCAGAGATGCAGGCGGGGCTTTTTGTAGTGAACGGCTGGTGTTCAGTCGTCCATGTCGCGGCCGCTCAATAGGCGGCTGATCATCTCCATCGAGAATCCGCGATAACTCAGGAAGCGTCCCTGTTTCGCACGCTCTTTAGCATCGATAGGCAGATGGCCAGAGAACTTGCGACGCCAGGTGTCTTCCAACTGCGACTGCCAACTGATTCCGCACTCACGCAGGGCGAGGTCGATATCAGCGCGTTGCAGGCCGCGTTGGCTCAGTTCTTCGCGAATCCGCGCGGGGCCGTAGCCAGAGCGAGCTCGGTAGGAGACAAAGCTTTCGAGGTAACGGGATTCCGACAGCAGCCCTTCTTCCGTCAAACGGTCGAGGGCGGTTTCGATCATTTCGAGTTCTGCGCCGCGCTGACGCAGTTTGCGCGTCAGCTCGACTCGACCATGCTCGCGGCGAGCGAGCAGGTCCATTGCAGTGCGCCGGACGGCGACGAGTGTATCCAGTACAACTGTCATCGTTGAGATCAGATGTCGGTGTCGGCTTCTTCGACTTCTTCAACCGGCTCGCGGTTGGCAGCAGCTTTCACGTCTGGTGCTGCGGTCAGCAGCTTGTCGCGAATTTGCTTCTCAAGCGTGGCGGCGATATCCGGGTTGTCCGCGAGGAACTTGGCCGAGTTGGCCTTGCCCTGGCCGATCTTGCTGCCGTTGTAGGCGTACCAAGCACCAGATTTTTCGACGAAGCCGTGCAGTACGCCCAGGTCGATCATCTCGCCGTTCAGGTAGATGCCCTTGCCGTAGAGAATCTGGAACTCAGCCTGACGGAAAGGCGGGGCCACTTTGTTCTTCACGACTTTAACGCGGGTTTCGCTACCAACAACCTCGTCACCTTCCTTCACCGCGCCAGTACGGCGGATATCCAGACGGACCGAAGCGTAGAACTTCAGCGCGTTACCACCGGTAGTGGTTTCCGGGCTGCCGAACATCACGCCGATCTTCATACGGATCTGGTTGATGAAGATAACGAGGCAATTAGCGTTCTTGATGTTACCGGTGATTTTACGCAGCGCCTGGGACATCAGACGGGCTTGCAGGCCCACGTGCATGTCACCCATTTCGCCTTCGATTTCAGCCTTCGGTACCAGGGCTGCCACGGAGTCGACCACGATCACGTCGATGGCGTTGGAGCGCACCAGCATGTCGGTAATTTCCAGGGCTTGCTCACCGGTGTCCGGCTGAGAAACCAGCAGGTCGTCAACGTTGACACCCAGCTTGCCGGCGTATTCAGGGTCCAGGGCGTGCTCGGCGTCGACGAACGCGCAGGTGGCGCCCATTTTTTGTGCCTGGGCAATCACCGACAGGGTCAGGGTGGTTTTACCGGAAGATTCAGGACCGTAGATTTCAACGATACGGCCTTTTGGCAGGCCGCCAATGCCGAGCGCGATGTCCAGACCCAGAGAGCCAGTGGAAATAGCCGGGATCGCCTGACGGTCGTGATCGCCCATACGCATTACGGCACCCTTGCCGAATTGACGTTCGATCTGACCCAGGGCCGCAGCCAAGGCTTTCTTCTTGTTGTCGTCCATTAAAGTCCTCACGTAATCAATAAGGCCTGACGGCCAACACCTGTATAAGTAGACAGTATTGTTCCACAAAGATCAGAAATCGCCTACCCCTGATTTTCTATTTCTGCTGCAGCTCGTCGTAACAAGCCCTCTAGCGCGGCCTTTACCGTTTGTCGGCGGACCTCATCGCGGTTACCCGTGAAGTGCTGCAACTCGGCTGTCACCTCCTCGCCCACACCAAAGGCCAGCCAAACGGTGCCCACCGGTTTGTCCGGCGAGCCGCCGTCCGGGCCCGCCACACCGCTGACCGCCACGGCAAACCGCGCCAGGCTTTTTCTCCTGGGCGCCACGAACCATCGCCTCCACCACGTCCTGGCTGACAGCCCCGACTTTTGGAAACAAGGTTTCCGGCACATTCAATTGCCGGGTTTTCTGTCGATTGGAATAGGTGACATAGCCCGCCTCAAACCAGGCCGAACTCCCCGGAATCCGTGTGATAGCTTCCGCGATGCCGCCGCCGGTGCATGACTCGGCCGTGGTGACGTGGGCGTTGAGCACCTGCAGGCGGCGCCCCAGTTCGGCAGCCAGTTGAGTGATTTCCTTCACGGTCGTCTCCAGAAGTAGGCGGGGAATTTGCCTACCCTACAGCAGCCCATCGACCATGCAAGTTACAGATTGCATCAGGAGACTAATGCGCAGGTGGAACGCATAACACCGCCCGCGCCCGTGCCCACAGCCGCAAACGGTCCTCCAAGCCATTGAGCCCGCCATTGATACGCCGGGTAATGGTGGTGAACTGATCCTTGTCGGCCAGTTCGTTAAGGCCGTTGCTCTGCCAGAACCAAGCGGCGGACTCGCACGCCCATTGCGGCACCTCCAATAATTTCGGTTGCTGCAGCAGCCGGTCATCGTCGAACAACGCCCGGCTGCACGCCAGGTAATTGCGTCGTCCCGTCACTTGGATCAGTCCCCTCCCCCGGTACTGCTGGCCATCGCCATCCGCCTCGGGGGTATTGCCCAAGCGTGCGGCCAAAGCACCGGTGTCATACCGATTCAGATACTGATCACTGCCCAGTTCACGCAGGTAACGCAACTCACCGGACTCATGGGCGATTTGTGCGAGAAAAGCTGCAATGCGCTGGGCGCTGTTGATCTCGTATCGCGCAAACGCCGCATTGAGCGCGGGCAAAAAATGCCCACTCTCAAGCGGGCTCCAGGCATGATTTGAATCAATTGCGGCAGTGTTACCACCATGAACCCTCTCCTGAAAACGCGCTATATCGACAATCCACCTGCCGTGATTGCACTGCGATAACCCTTCTCCGGGTCGCCCTCATTGACTACTTTGGTGATCGACCATCGCCCCTGCATATACGAAGGCCAGGTTTCATCCAGCCGCAATAATCCTTCGGCGGCCAGCAACGGGTTGCCGGGGCAATCGATTACCAGTTCCAGGCCCTCACGTCCGACCCGGCGCAACTCACCTTCGGCCACGGCGCGTGCCTCGTCTTCGTTCTGGCAGCGTTGACGCAAGGTCTTGAACGGTGCGATCCCGATCTGAACCACGCGTTGCTTGCCTGCGGCACTGTCCCACCAGGTGACGCGACTGCCTTGGTAGTTCGAGCGGGTTTTCTCATTGAGTACAGCTGTGATGAAGGCCTGGTCGCCGGGACGGTTATCCTGGGTCACGGACAACTTCACCTCCGGCAATTGTTGAAGGGAAATCGACTTGACCTGCCCGGCTTCCGCCAACACATACAACTCGTTAAACGGCTTGGTGACCGCGCAATAGCGCTTGGCAAGACGGGTGATGAAGGCCATGTCGCTTTCGTTGGATTGGTCGACATGAGCAATTGCAATGCCTTCCAGGGACGCCGCCACACGCGGTGAAAAACCATGCCGTCCGACCAGTTGCCGAAACAGCGCACCCAGGGTCGTCGGCCCATAACTGGCGGAACGGCGCTGACGGTAGCCACTGGGGTCCTCCATGCTGAAAGGCGCCGCCGTGGCGACGATCATCAAGCGCATGGGGAACAGCACGGGGGTTCGCTGCGTAATGACGAACTGCCCCTTCTCCACCAGCCCCGACTCTTTATAACCAACGCGCAAGCCGATCTTGCCGCTCATGCTCGGCAGGCCTTCTAGCCCCTCGATGTTGAGCGTCAGCTCCAACCGATCCGACTCGATGCCGGCGGCGTCGGTGTGTTTCCAATGCATGATGCGTTGATTAAGCAGTGCCGCGTTGGCACCGTAAAACTCCACGATTGGCGTAAATCCCTGTGCCATACAACCTCCTTAATCCCAAGCCAAAACAGGGCGCGCGGCATTCGGTCGCGCGTACAGTTCCGGCACGATCACCCACACGCCAGCCGGCAGCACCGGGCCAAACTCGGCAAGCCCGGGGTTCAAGCGCCATAGAGTTTCTTCCGCCGCATCATCGCAACGGCCCAACTCGCGATAGAGCAGCAGGTT
The Pseudomonas poae DNA segment above includes these coding regions:
- a CDS encoding DTW domain-containing protein, with amino-acid sequence MSHAVSRLRTQRLARAVRPFLNRGSRAERCPGCRVIPEYCLCAWRPKVEARSAMCLLMHDVEPMKPSNTGWLIADVVDDTTAFAWSRTEVDPDLLTLLADPQWQPYIVFPGEFVAPERVVSEVQVVEGKRPLFILLDGTWSEARKMFRKSPYLEHLPVLSLAPEQLSRYKLRRSKRDDHFCTAEVAALCLELASDETASEVLDAYLDVFSTHYLAAKFQLPLDVEDAVHRRLAPYIPAL
- a CDS encoding TIGR00730 family Rossman fold protein — protein: MPYEPNDRLLQLFEENGADLTQQVETQLQLIAPNSPNIPLYRDMILTVLRMAKDDRSRWNAKITLQAVRELDNAFRVLEQFKGRRKVTVFGSARTPIESPLYALAREVGALLAQSDLMVITGGGGGIMAAAHEGAGLEHSLGFNITLPFEQHANPTIDGTENLLSFHFFFTRKLFFVKEADALVLCPGGFGTLDEALEVLTLIQTGKSPLVPVVLLDAPGGGFWQGALDFIRSQLEANRYILPTDLKLVRLVYSAEEAVEEINRFYANFHSTRWLKREFVVRMHHALSDRALAHLQSEYASLRLSGEFQQLAYTGEEHDEPKFSHLTRLVFNFNGRDQGRLRELVDYINLPENWAQAQGRRSSGWRRRRRDFLSL
- the recX gene encoding recombination regulator RecX — translated: MTVVLDTLVAVRRTAMDLLARREHGRVELTRKLRQRGAELEMIETALDRLTEEGLLSESRYLESFVSYRARSGYGPARIREELSQRGLQRADIDLALRECGISWQSQLEDTWRRKFSGHLPIDAKERAKQGRFLSYRGFSMEMISRLLSGRDMDD
- the recA gene encoding recombinase RecA gives rise to the protein MDDNKKKALAAALGQIERQFGKGAVMRMGDHDRQAIPAISTGSLGLDIALGIGGLPKGRIVEIYGPESSGKTTLTLSVIAQAQKMGATCAFVDAEHALDPEYAGKLGVNVDDLLVSQPDTGEQALEITDMLVRSNAIDVIVVDSVAALVPKAEIEGEMGDMHVGLQARLMSQALRKITGNIKNANCLVIFINQIRMKIGVMFGSPETTTGGNALKFYASVRLDIRRTGAVKEGDEVVGSETRVKVVKNKVAPPFRQAEFQILYGKGIYLNGEMIDLGVLHGFVEKSGAWYAYNGSKIGQGKANSAKFLADNPDIAATLEKQIRDKLLTAAPDVKAAANREPVEEVEEADTDI
- a CDS encoding phage late control D family protein; this encodes MAQGFTPIVEFYGANAALLNQRIMHWKHTDAAGIESDRLELTLNIEGLEGLPSMSGKIGLRVGYKESGLVEKGQFVITQRTPVLFPMRLMIVATAAPFSMEDPSGYRQRRSASYGPTTLGALFRQLVGRHGFSPRVAASLEGIAIAHVDQSNESDMAFITRLAKRYCAVTKPFNELYVLAEAGQVKSISLQQLPEVKLSVTQDNRPGDQAFITAVLNEKTRSNYQGSRVTWWDSAAGKQRVVQIGIAPFKTLRQRCQNEDEARAVAEGELRRVGREGLELVIDCPGNPLLAAEGLLRLDETWPSYMQGRWSITKVVNEGDPEKGYRSAITAGGLSI
- a CDS encoding phage tail protein: MRKVRSIAGDSVNLLLYRELGRCDDAAEETLWRLNPGLAEFGPVLPAGVWVIVPELYARPNAARPVLAWD